AGGGGTGCCAGGTCAGGACGAAGGCGACCCGTTCGCCGGCGGAGACGCTGAACGAGGAACACGTGGAGAACTGCTGACCCCAGGTCTTGACCGGCGGTTCGCTGCGCAGCCACGCCGAATCCGGCCCCGCGACCGCCACCCGGTGGCCGTCCGAGCGGCGCATCCACGGCACGACGGAGCCGAAGTCGAAGCGCAGCCGGATCACCGAGGACATGTCGACGGTGCCGCTGACGCCCTCGATGATCCGCATCACATCGGGCTCGTGGTCGCGCTGCGGCATGAAGTCGATGACCTTGACCGTGCCGGTGCGGGTCTCCCAGAAGGTCTCCAGGACGAGGGAGTCGCCCGCGTAGGCGCGCCGGGTGCAGGTGTCCGCGCCCTTGGGCGCGATGGTCCAGTGGCCGTTGTCCTCGTCGCCGAGGAGCGCGGCGAAGCAGGCGCCCGAGTCGAAGCGGGGCAGACAGAGCCAGTCGACAGAACCGTTCCTGCCGACCAGGGCGGCTGTCTGGAGATCGCCGATGAGGGCGTAGTCCTCGATGCGTGGGGTCACGTTGTGGCGTGTTCCCGAACCTGGCCCCCGCTAAGCAGTCGCGGTGTGAGGAGAGGCGGGAGTCACCCCGGCGGACGCCGCTGCGGACGTGCCGTCAGGCCTTCGCCGGCTCGGGCTCCGCCGCATCGGCCTGCGCGGCGGCCTCGGCCGCCGCCGCCACCCGGTCGCGCTTCTCACGGCGGGCCAGCACCACATAGCCGACCGGGACACCGGCGGCGAACAGCCACCACTGCACGGCGTATGCCATGTGCGGGCCGATGGAGCTGTCGTCGGGAGCCTCGATGAGCTCGGGGGTGTCGCCCTTGGGCTCCGGCCCGGTCTGCTCGATGTAGCCGCCGAGCACCGGCCGGGACAGGAGCTTCGCCTGCTGGGCGCTGTTGATCAGCATCACCTGGCGGTCCGGCAGGTCCGAGATGTCCTTGATGCCGCTGGCGCTTGTCGTCTCGTCGGCCTTCAGCCGCCCGGTGACGGTCACCTCGCCCTTGGGTACGGCCGGTACGTCGGGGAAGGCGTGCTGGTCGGCGGCGGACGGGACCCAGCCGCGGTTGATCATGACCGTGCCGCCGCCCTTGAGGTCGAACGGGATCAGCACATGGACGCCGATGGAGCCGTCGGTGGCGGTGCGGCGCCGTACGACGACCTCGTGCTTCTCGTCGTACGTCCCGGTGGCGGTCACCGCGCGCCAGTAGTCGGAGCGCGGAACGACATGCCCCGGGGAGGTGAGCGCGGCGACCGGCTCGGGCCTCGCCTTGAGGTTGTGCGAGATCAGGGCGTTCTGCGCGACCTTGTGCTCATGCCGGTGCAGCTGCCAGAAACCCAGCTCGACCATCGTCGGAATCATGACGAGGGCGATGAGGGCGAGAATCAGCCACTGCCGGGTCAACAGGAAGCGGTACACCCCATGACGGTACAACTGCGTCATGGGGCGCATTGCGGAGGGGGTGGGGGCAGGGACGCGGCGCTGGGGCCTGTCGTCAAACTGCCGTCTGCCGCGCGACGCCATGCACGCACTCTCGCCGCACCGGCCCCAGGCCCCGGTACGTCCAGTACAGGGGCCTGGAGCCGGCACGCCGAGAGCTTGGGGAAGCACCTGACGCCGCGCGGCCGCCCTTCGGGCGACGACGGCAGTCTGACGACAGGCCCCCGCTGCTCAGACTTTGTCGATGATGCCCACCTTCCCCTCCGCGCGGGCGCAGTGGCCGCCGCAGAACCAGTGCCCGTCGACCTCCACGCCCTGGCCGATGACCTGGACCCGGCAGTGCTCACAGATCGGCGCCATGCGGTGAATGGCGCAGGAGAAGCAGTCGAAGACGTGAATCGCGCCCTGCGCGTGCACCTCGAAGGACATCCCGTAGTCGTTTCCGCAAACCTCACAACGTGCCATGCGCCACAGGGTGGGACGCGAGGGCGGCGGCGGGCGAGCGGTGGGCGGGCGAGTCGCCCCCGGTTCACTCCGATGACGGCGTCGGCGCCGGGACCTTCTTTGCCGCGGCCACATCCCGCAGGAGGTGGGTGAAGGCGCTCTCCTCCAGGATCGGGGTGCCGAACGACTTGGCCTTCGCCGTCTTCGACGTCGCCGCGTCCGGGTCGTTGGTCACGAGCAGACTCGTCAGCCGGGAGACGCTGGTCGCCACATGCAGCCCCGCCTCCACCGCCCGGTCCTCCAGTAGTTCACGGTCGATCGAGGTGTCCCCGGAGAACGCCACCCGCATGCCCTGCATGAGAGGTTTGTCCTTCTCGTACCGCCCCGGATTCGGATACGGGCAGGCCGGGCGCTTGCGCGAGGGGCGCCAGCTGTTCTGCGCGCTGTACGAGGACTGGTAGCCGATCCGCGGGGTGACGGGGGAGTCCGACCACTCGGTCAGCGGCCGGCACTCCAGCAGCGGCAGCCGCATCCCGCCCCGGGCCGCCGCGTGCAGGCTCGGGCGGAACGCCTCGGCCAGCACCCGCGCGTCGTCCAGCGCGTGGTGCGCGTGCTGCTGCACCACACCGAAGTGCGCGGCCAGCGATTCCAGCTTGTGGTTGGGCAGCGGCAGCCGCAGCTCCTTGGAGAGCGCGATGGTGCACAGCCGCTGCTGGACGGGGGCGATCACCGATGCTCGCGCGTACTCCCGGGCGAGCATCGACCAGTCGAAGGCGGCGTTGTGCGCGACGAGGACGCGGTCGGCGAGCCGCTCGGAGAGCTGGGCGGCCACCTCCGGGAAGAGCGGGGCGCCTTCGAGCACGTCACTGGTCAGCCCGTGGATCCAGACGGGGCCGGGATCGCGCTGCGGGTTGACGAGGGTGTACCAGTGGTCCTCGACATTGCCCTGTGCGTCCAGGCGGTAGACGGCGGCGGAGATTATCCGGTCGTCCCGTGCGAGTCCGGTGGTCTCCACGTCGACGACCGCGTACCCCTGCGGGTAGGCGGTCGGCCACGGTGCTGCGGTCTGGCGGTCGTCGAGCATGGTCACAGAGAATACGGGCCGCCACCGACAGTCCCCTATTCGGCCGTCACCCCCGGTCCGCCCAGGACCCGTCGGCCGGGCTTCCGCGGCCGGCCAGCAGTCCGTCCACCAGGGCCCGCACGGAGGCGGCGAACAAGCGGTCCGGGTCGGCGGGCCGGGTCAGTGCCCGGGCCAGTGCCGGATCGTCGTCCGCGGTGGAGGCGGACCACAGATCGCCCTCCGCCGGTGACTGGACGGGGGACCGCTCCCGGTTGCGTTCGACGAGCAGGAAGCCGACGGTGTGGAACTGCACCGCCCGTACCGCGTCCGCCGCCCGGGCGCCGCGCAGACCGGCGGAGTGGACCTCGTGGACGAGTGCCTGCTGGGCCGGCAGGAACATCTGTTCCGTCAGCCCCCGTTCGTGGACCATCGCGATCAGATGCGGGCGGGCGCGCAGTTCGCGGCGCAGCCCCCGGGCCACGGAGACGATCCGGGCGGCCGGGCCGCGACCGGCGGGGCGCAGGGTGCCCATCTCCTGGACGGTGCGCTCGACGAGAGCGTCCAGGAGCGACTCGCGGTTGCCGACGTGCCAGTAGATCGATGTGACGGCGGTGCCCAGCTCGGCGGCCAGCTTGCGCATGGTGAGGGCCTGCGGACCGTGCTGCCGTACGAGTCCCGCAGCGGCAGCGAGGACCTCCTCGCGGGTCAGCGACGATCGCGCCACAGCTCCTCCGGTCTCCAGAACTCCGTTACACGCACGGCTATTTACCCTTCGCGGGCACCGGTGTAACTGTGTTACAGAACCCGGCACGGACAACCGAGAAGGGTGGCACCGCATGGCACGTGTACGGTACGGCGCGCGCACCGAGGCCGAGATAGCGGCATCCCGTGAGGCCCGCTCCCGGCTCCCCGACATCTGGTCCACCGGCGTGACCGCGGTCTGGGAGAGCGACGCCGACGCGGTGGCGGCCGTCCTCCCCCCGCCCCTGAAACCCTCCGGGCGCCCGCTGGTGCGGGCGAGCATCAGCAAGGTCGACCTCCCCGGCTACCCCCTGGGTGCGGGCTCCGTCGCCGTCGCCGCCGTCCACGACGGGCACGAGGGCTGGTACCCGCTGGTCATGCCGATGACCCATGAGCGGGCCCTGACCGGCGGCCGTGAGGTGTTCGGCGAGCCGAAGAAGCTGGGCGAGGTGAGCGTGGAGCGCGAGGGACTCGTCGTGCAGGCCTCGCTCGCCCGCCACGGCATCGCCTTCGTCGAGATCCGCGGCGCGGTCGCCGAACCGCTTCCGCTGCCCGCACCGGCCACCAAGCTCGACTTCTACTTCAAGTTCCTGCCCGCCGTGGACGGTGAGGGCTTCGAAGCCGATCCCGTCCTGATCCACTGCACCCGCCACGAGAAGGTCCGCCGGCTGGAGCGGATCACCGGCGACGTGGTGCTGCGCGAGTCCATGTACGACCCGGTCGCCGACCTCCCCGTGCTCCGCGTCGTCGACCTCACCATCGGTGAGAAGACCAGCGACCAGCAGGGCCGGGCCGTCGAGCGGGTGAGCGCCGACGCGCTGCTGCCGTACATCCACCAGCGCTACGACGACCCGCAGCAGATCCACGACGGCCCGCCGCGAGGGAGTGTCCGATGAGGCTTCAGGAGGGACAGGTCGCCGTCGTCACGGGCGCCGCGAGCGGCATCGGCCTCGCGATGGCCCGGCGGTTCGCCGCCGAGGGGCTGAAGGTCGTGCTCGCCGACGTGGAGGAGGGCGCACTCGACGAGGCGGCCGGTGAACTGCGCGCGGAGGGCGCGAAGGTGCTGGCCCGGCCCGTCGACGTCAGCGAGCGCGACTCCGTGCGGGCGCTGGCCGAGGCCGCGTACGACACCTTCGGCGCCGTACATGTGCTGTGCAACAACGCCGGGGTCGGCTCCGGGGCCGAGGGCCGGATGTGGGAGCACGAACCCAACGACTGGAAGTGGGCCTTCGCCGTCAACGTGTGGGGCGTCTTCCACGGCATCCAGGCCTTCCTGCCGCGCATGCTGGCCGAAGGCACCCCCGGCCACGTCGTCAACACCTCGTCCGGTGACGGCGGGATCGCCCCGCTGCCCACCGCGTCCGTGTACGCGGTCACCAAGTCCGCCGTCGTCACGATGACCGAGTCGCTGTACGCCCATCTGAAGGCGGAGGGCGCGTCGGTCGGCGCCTCGGTCCTCTTCCCCGGCCCGCACATGCTGCGCACCGGACTGTGGGAGTCGCACCGCAACAGGCCCGAGCGGTACGCCAAGGAGCGCCCGCGCAGGACCCCGTACCGCAGCCTCGACCAGTGGGAGAAGGCCATGAAGGCGGGCGGCCACGAGGTGGAGTTCACGCCCGTCGAGGACGTCGCCGCGACCGTCGTGGACGGCATCCGCGCCGACCGCTTCTGGATGCTGCCGGACAGCGAGCACAGCGACCGGCAGATCCGCGCCAGGTCGCAGTCGATGCTGGACCGGGCCAACCCGTCGTATCTGGAAAGTTTCGTACTCGACTGAGGAGCCAGGTCCTAGCGATGACTGACGACCCGTATCTGATCATCTCCTCCGACTGCCACGCCGGACTGCCCACCGAGGAGTACCGGCCCTACCTCGACAGCCGCTACCTCCGCGAGTTCGACGAGTTCCTGGACGGCCGCGACCGCCGCCGCGAGGAGATGACCCGCCTCGGCGTACGCAACGAGGCCTTCGCCGACAAGTGGTTCCACGACAACGAGGAAGGGCTGAAGGGCGGCTGGGACGCCACCCAGAGGCTCAAGGAGCTCGACGGCGACGGCGTGGCCGCCGAGGTCGTCTTCCCCGACGCGGACGCCGTCGACAGCCGCACAGCCGCCCCCTTCGGGGTCGGCCTCGGCCTCTCCGGCGACCAGGACCCCGAGCTGGGCATGGCCGGCGCACAGGCCCACAACCGCTGGCTCGCCGACTTCGTCTCGCAGCACCCCGAACGCCACTGCGGCGTCGCGCTGCTGCCCGTCACCGGTGAGGTGGACCGGGTCGTCGCCGAGATCCACCGGGCGAAGGAGTCCGGCCTCGGCGCCCTGATGATCCCCTCCATGTGGGTGGACAAGGCTCCGTACCACGACCGCCGTTACGACCCCGTGTGGGCGGCCGCCGCCGAGGCCGCGATGCCGATCGTCACCCATTCCGGCGCCGCGCCCCGCCACGAGTACGGCGACCACCTCGGCATCTACGTCTCCGAGGTCACCTGGTGGCCGTCCCGCCCGCTCTGGTTCCTCCTCTGGTCGGGCGCCTTCGAGCGCCACCCCGGGCTGAAGTTCGGCGTCGCCGAGTCCGGCTGCTGGTGGCTGCCGAACCTCCTGTGGTTCATGGACCGGCTCTACCTCGGCGCCCACGGCGGCAAGAAGCTCTCCCCGTTCGCCGAACTGAAGCGCCCACCGCACGAGTACCTCGACCGCCAGGTGTTCATCTGCGCCACCAACACCAAGCGCCGCGAGCTCGCCCAGCGGTACGAGATCGGCGTCGGCAACATCCTGTGGGGAAGCGACTTCCCGCATCCCGAGGGCACCTGGCCCAACACCGCGAACTGGCTGCGCAACACCTTCCACGACATCCCCGTCGCCGAGACCCGGGTGATGCTGGGCCTCGCCGCCGCCGAGGTCTTCGGTTTCGACACGGACAAGCTCGCCCCGCTGGCGGCCCGCATCGGCCCCACCCCCGCCGACCTGGGCCAGAGCACCGACCAGGCGGCGGTCGAGGCCTCCTGGGCCCGCTCGCGGGACGTCGGCCGGCACTGGCTGACCGACCACGACTTCCCGGTTCTGGGGGCATCGTGACCGACCGCTACACCGTCATCTCCGCCGACTGCCACGCCGGCGCCGACCTCCTGGACTACAAGCCGTACCTGGAGGCGAAGCACCACGACGACTTCGACGCCTGGGCGGCGACCTACGTCAACCCGTACGAGGACCTGGTCGCCGACACCGCCGACCGCAACTGGAACTCGGACCGCCGCCTCGCCGACCTGGAGGCGGACGGCATCGTCGCGGAGGTCGTCTTCCCCAACACCATCCCGCCCTTCTTCCCCTCCGCCTCCCTGATGGCCCCGGCGCCCTCCCGCCAGGAGTACGAACAGCGCTGGGCCGGGCTGCGCGCCCACAACCGCTGGCTCGCCGACTTCTGCGCGGCCGCCCCCGGCAGGCGGGCGGGCGTCGCCCAGATCCTCCTCAACGACCCGGCCGAAGCGGTGCGCGAGGTCCGGCGCACCAAGGAGGCGGGCCTCACCGGCGGCATCCTGCTGCCCGGCGCCCCGCCGGGCTCCGGCATCCCGGAGCTGTACTCCCAGGTGTACGACCCGCTGTGGGCGGTCTGCGCGGAGCTGGACGTACCCGTCAACCACCACGGCGGCTCCGCCTCCCCGCCGCTCGGCGACGAACCGGCGGCCCGCGCGGTCTTCATGGTCGAGACGACGTGGTTCTCGCACCGAGCGCTGTGGCACCTGATCTTCGGCGGTGCGTTCCGCCGTCACCCCGATCTGAAGCTGGTCCTCACCGAACAGGGCTCCGGCTGGATCCCGGGCATCGTGGAGATGCTCGACTACTACCACGGCCGCCTGGTCGCGGCGGCGACCCGGGCGGCCACCGCCGAGTCCAAGTTCGGCGCGGGGCTGTCGGCTTCGATGGGTGCACGCCCCAGCGAGGTCTGGCGCGACAACTGCTTCGTCGGCGCCAGCTTCATGCGCCCGCACGAGGTGCCGCTGCGCGACCGGATCGGCCTCGACAAGATCATGTGGGGCAGCGACTACCCGCACGACGAGGGCACCGCCCCGTACTCACGGGAGGGCCTGCGGATCGCGTACGCGGGACTGCCGCCGGCCGAGATCGCGGCCATGACCGGCGGAAACGCCGCCCGCGTCTACGGATTCGACCTGCCGGCGCTGGACCGTATCGCCGCCACCGTCGGCCCGACGGTGGCGGAGATCGCCGAGCCTCTGAAGGAGGTCCCGCAGGACGCGACGAGCCCCGCCTTCGCGCCGGGTGGGTCGGTGCGGGTCTGGTGACGCCCTGAGGTGAGACCATCCCCGGATGACGGATACCCCGGCGCACGACGAACCCCATGGCGGCGGTCTGGGCGCGCGGCTCAACTGGCTGCGCGCCGCGGTCCTCGGGGCCAACGACGGTGTGGTCTCCACCGCCGGGCTCGTCGTCGGCGTCGCCGGGGCCACCGGGGACCGCGGCACGCTGCTGACGGCGGGCCTGGCCGGGCTGCTGGCCGGGTCCATGTCGATGGCGGCGGGCGAGTACGTGTCCGTCTCCACCCAGCGCGATTCGGAGAAGGCCGCGCTGGCGACGGAGAAGCGCGAGCTACAGGAGACCCCGGAGGCGGAACTCGCCGAGCTCACCGGTCTGTTGCAGGGCAAGGGCCTGAGTCGCGAGGTGGCCCGCGAGGCCGCCGTCCAGCTCACCGAACGCGACGCGCTGCGCGCCCACGCGGAGGTCGAGCTGGGCATCGACCCGGACGACCTGACGAACCCCTGGCACGCGGCGGGCGCCAGCTTCCTGGCGTTCACGGCAGGGGCGCTGCTGCCCCTGCTGGCGATCGTGCTGCCGCCGTCGTCGGTCCGCCTCCTGGTGACCGTGCTGTCGGTGCTCGCGGCGCTGGCCCTGACGGGCTGGTGGAGCGCCCGGCTGGGCGACGCGGCGGTGGGCCCGGCGGTGCTGCGCAACATGGGCGGGGGAGCGGTGGCGATGGCCGTGACGTATGCGGCGGGGCAGCTGCTGGGGGCGGCCGGGGTCTGAGGCTCTCCTGTGGGAAGGTGCCAAAGACTGCTGACAACATGTCTCGCATACTTGTTGGTAACAACGTCTAGTCGGGGGCCGACCTGCGGCTCTACGGTGCAGGCATGCCGACGAACCTGCCCGATGTAGTGCTCTGGTCCATACCGGCCTTCGTCCTGCTCACCGTCCTGGAAATGGCGCTCCACCACTTCCACCCCGACGAGGAGGCCGCCGGCTACGAGGCGAAGGACGCCACCACCAGCATCACCATGGGGCTGGGCAGCCTGGCCTTCGACCTGCTGTGGAAAGTGCCCATCGTCGCGATCTACACCGCGGTGTACGAGCTGACCCCGCTCAGCATCCCCGTCCTGTGGTGGACCGTCCCCCTGATGCTGCTGGGGCAGGACTTCTTCTACTACTGGTCCCACCGCGGCCACCACGTCATCCGGATCCTCTGGGCCTGCCACGTGGTCCACCACTCCAGCCGGAAGTTCAACCTCTCCACCGCGCTGCGCCAGCCCTGGACCTCGCTGACCGTCTGGCCGTTCTACCTCCCGCTCATCGCCCTCGGCGTCCACCCGGCGGCGCTGGCCTTCTGCTCGTCGGCCAACCTCGTCTACCAGTTCTGGGTGCACACCGAGCGGATCGACAAGCTGCCCCGGCCCTTCGAGTACGTACTGAACACGCCCTCCCACCACCGGGTGCACCACGCGTCCCAGGGCGGATACCTCGACCGGAACTTCGGCGGCATCCTGATCGTGTGGGACCGGTGGTTCGGGTCCTTCACCGCGGAGACGGAGCGGCCCGTGTTCGGGCTCACCAAGAACATCGACACGTTCAACCCGCTGCGGGTCGCCACCCACGAGTACGCGGCCATCGCCCGCGACGTGCGCGCGGCGGGCAGCTGGAGCGAGCGGGCCGGGCGGGTCTTCCGCGGGCCCGGCTGGCAGCCGGCCGGGGCCATGGCGGGCCGCGGCAAGGCGGCCACTGCCGCCCCCGCGCGGGAGCGCACCGGATGAGCGCCGCCCCGCTCCCCGACGACCGGCGGGAGCGTTGGGTACGTCCCCTGCTCATCGCCTTCGTCGTCGCGTGCGTCGCCGACCTCGCCGGGGTCCTCGCCGACAGCGACGTCCTCCACCTCGTCGCCAAGCCGCTGCTGATGCCGCTGCTCGCCGCGTACGCCTTCGCCCGGCGCGGGCCCCGGCTGCTGATCGCCGCCCTGCTCTGCGGCTGGATCGGCGACGTGTTCCTGCTGGCCGACGCCGACCTCGCCTTTCTCGTCGGGATGGGCGGATTCGCCGCAGGACACCTCTGCTACCTGCGGCTCTTCGGGCGGGCCCGGGGCGCCCTGCTGCCCGGCATCGGGTACGCGGTGGTCCTGACCGTCTTCGTCGTCCTGATCTGGGACGGGCTGCCGGCCGGGCTACGGGTCCCGATGGCCGGGTACAGCCTGCTGCTGACCGCCATGGCCTACCGCTCCGGCGTCCTCGGCCGGTACGCGGCCACCGGAGGCGCGCTCTTCCTGCTCTCCGACGCGCTGATCGCCACCGGCATCGCCGACTGGCCGCAGCTGCCCGCCCCCGACTTCTGGGTCATGCTCACCTACGTCGCGGCGCAGTTCCTGCTGACCCTGGGCGTGCTCGCGCCGGGGGCGAAAGGGGCCGGTGCGGTCCTCGGGGCGTACCGTGAGCGGAGTATCAGCATCTGAGATCAGCAAGGACCCCCACGCATGCGCGCCACCGTCATTCACGCCCCCCACGACATCCGCGTGGCCGAGGTCCCGGACCCGGTGATCCAGCAGCCCACCGACGTGGTGCTGCGGGTCCTGCGGGCCTGCATCTGCGGCAGCGACCTGTGGGCCTACCGCGGCGAGTCCGCCCGGCAGCCCGGCCAGCGCATCGGCCACGAGTTCCTGGGGATCGTCGAGGAGGCGGGCTCCGAGGTCAACGGCTTCTCCGCCGGCGACCTCGTCGTCGCCCCCTTCGTCTGGTCCGACGGCACCTGCGCCTACTGCGCCGAGGGCCTGACCACCTCCTGCCCGCAGGGCGGCTTCTGGGGCTCGGTCGGCTCCGACGGCGGGCAGGGTGAGGCCGTGCGCGTCCCGTTCGCCGACGGCACGCTGGTCAAGCTCCCGGCCGCCGCGGCATCGGACGACCACCTGCTCACCGCGCTCCTGGCCCTCTCCGACGTCCTCGGCACCGGCCACCACGCAGCCGTCGGCGCCGGTGTGAAGCCGGGCTCCACGGTCGCCGTCGTCGGTGACGGCGCCGTCGGGCTGTGCGGCGTCATGGCCGCCAAGCGGCTCGGCGCCGAGCGCATCATCGCGCTGGGCCGCCACCAGGTCCGCACCGACATCGCCCGCACCTTCGGTGCCACGGACGTCGTCGCCGAGCGCGGCGAGGCGGCCGTCGCGGCGGTACGGGAACTGCTCGGCGGCGAGGGCGCCCACGCGGTGATCGAGGCCGTCGGCACCGAGCAGTCGATGCGCACCGCTGTCGACATCACCCGTGACGGCGGCTCGATCGGCTACGTCGGCGTGCCGCACGGCAGCGGCACCGGACTGGACCTCGGCGTCATGTTCGACCGGAACATCGCCCTGCGCGGCGGGGTCGCCCCCGTCCGCACCTACATTCCGGAGCTGCTCCCCGACGTCCTGTCCGGCACGCTCGACCCGTCGCCCGTCTTCGACCTGGCCATCGGCCTCGACGAGGTTCCGGCCGGCTACAAGGCGATGGACGAGCGCACGGCGCTGAAGGTCCTCATCAAGCCGTGAGCCAGGCGGCCGCGTCCGCCCCCAGCGGTCCTGGCGGACGCGACCAGTCGGCGGGTGCGCCGTCGAAAGCGACCGGTGGCAGTGCGTGGCGCAGGCGTCCCACGGGGCTGTCGGTCTCGGTGAGCCACTTCTCCGGGGCGTACGTGCCGTCCTGCGCCGCAGGATCCGCCGGGGCCGGGATCTCGTCGGTCAGCCAGGCGGCGGTGCGGGCGAGCGAGAGCGTGGCCAGCCGCGAGCCGCCCTCGTCGTGCTGCTCGGTCAGCGCCCGCAGTACGGCGCCGGCCAGCAGATAGCCCGTGCCGTGGTCCAGCGCCTGGGCGGGCAGCGCCCCCGGCGGGCCGTCGGGCGCTCCTGGCCCGGCCTCGGCGACGGCGATGCCGGTGGCGACCTGCACCACGCTGTCGAAACCGCGCTGCCGGGCCCATGGGCCGTGCCCCCAGGCCGACAGCCGGGCGATCACCAGGCCCGGCCTGCGTGCGGCCAGGGAATCCGGGGCCAGCCCGAACCGATCCAGCGCACCGGGCCGGTATCCGGTGACGACCACGTCCGCCCCGGCCAGCAGTTCGTCGAAAGAGGCCCGTCCGGCGCGGCTCGCCAGGTCGATGCTCACCGACCGCTTCCCGAACCCCGTGTCGTTGTGCGCGTCCTGGCTCTCCGGGAGCTGAGGGGCGTCGATGCGCAGCACGTCGGCGCCGAGCAGCGCGAGTGTGCGGGTGGCGACCGGCCCCGCGGTGACCCGGGTGAGGTCCAGGACGCGAAGTCCCGCCGCGGGCCGCAGCGGTACGCCGGTGAGCGGGGCCGTCCGCCGCACCGGTGCGGCGTCGATCCGCTCCCGCCGCACCAGCGGCACACCGGAGAGCGCGATGCGGCGCGGGTCGGCGGCCCACTCCCCGGGTGTCCTGGCGGCCACGGCCAGCCCGCCCGCGGCGTACACCGTCCGCTCGATCTCGGCCGCCCGCCGCCCGGCGAAGGACGCGGCCACGGCATCGACGGCCGGCTCGTCGGCGGTGTCCGCGGACAGCCCCAGCGTGGCCAGCAACCGGGCCCGATGATGGGGGTAGTTGGCGTGCGTACGGACCCAGCCGTCGGCCGTGCGCCAGAACCGGGAGAGCGGGGCGAAATTGGCCGGGGCGCGGCCGTCGATCCGCAGATGGCGCTCGCTGACGAACGCGGTGGCCACCGCACCGTCGTCGATCCGGACGAGGGGCACGGGCCCGCCGGTGCGGCGGGCCGCCAGTTCGGCTGCGGCCAGGGAACAGACCGCGACCGTGGCGCGGGCCAGCTCGCTCACGGGCAGCCGGGCGGGGAGCAGCCCGGCCGGTCCTGCGGTCTCGATCCGGGCGAGAAGCGCGGGGTCACCGCCGAGAGCGGCCCAGGCCTGCTCCGTACCGGAGACGGGAGTATGCGTCATCCCCGCACTATGGCACTCAGTGCCAGGTGTGTGACAGGGGCCGGACGGCGGCCGGGCAGGGGCCGGCACGGATGGTGCCCGTGCCGGCCCCTCTCGCCGTCACCTACCAGCGCACCGCGTCCAGCGCGTCCACCACTCCGGCCCCGTAGAAGCCGTTGCGGTTCTTGCCGCCCTCGCAGACAGCGTCGATCTTGCCGTCGCCGTCGATGTCGTACGGGTCACCGCACGACGTGGCGTCGGCCTCGAGCGTCAGCAGGGCCTTGACCGCGGCGGCCGACGCGTACGGATGCGTCGACTTGATCAGGGCCACGACGCCCGCGACATGCGGAGAGGCCATCGACGTACCGGCCTTGTAGCCGTACTTCCCGCCGGGCAGCGTGGACAGGATCAGACCGCTCGTCGCCGGCGGCGCCGGCGTCTGATAGACCGTCGAGTCCCCGCCCGGCGCGGCCACGTCGATGACGCCGTTGCCGTAGTTCGAGTACGAGGCCTTCAGCCCCTTCGCACCCGTCGCCGAGACCGTCACGACACCCGGCAGCATCGTCGGGATGTCGAGGCACACCTTCGGGTCGATGGTCCGGGTGACCGGCTCGGTGTCGTTCGGGCTGCCCGTGTCCTCGATCGTGTCGGCCGCCAGGTCCTCGGCCGAGTTGCCCGCCGCGGCGACATTGACCGTGCCCTTGCCCTCGGCGTACCGCGTGGCCCGCGCGACGGCCTCGACCAGCGCGCCCTGGTCCGGGTCGTTCTTGCAGTTGTACATCCACGGGTCGGTGTAATAGCTGTTGTTCGTGACGTCGGCACCGTGGTCCGCCGCCCACATGAAGCCGCAGACGACGGCCTCGGTGTAGAAGAAGCCGTCCGGGTTGCCCACCTTGATGCCGGAGACCTTCACGCCCGGCGCGACACCCGTCACCCCGATGCCGTTCTTCGCGGCGGCGATGGTGCCCGCGACATGCGTGCCGTGATCGCTCTCTCCGGTCTTGGGACGCCAGGCGCCGTCC
This genomic interval from Streptomyces sp. NBC_00464 contains the following:
- a CDS encoding amidohydrolase family protein, with amino-acid sequence MVTDRYTVISADCHAGADLLDYKPYLEAKHHDDFDAWAATYVNPYEDLVADTADRNWNSDRRLADLEADGIVAEVVFPNTIPPFFPSASLMAPAPSRQEYEQRWAGLRAHNRWLADFCAAAPGRRAGVAQILLNDPAEAVREVRRTKEAGLTGGILLPGAPPGSGIPELYSQVYDPLWAVCAELDVPVNHHGGSASPPLGDEPAARAVFMVETTWFSHRALWHLIFGGAFRRHPDLKLVLTEQGSGWIPGIVEMLDYYHGRLVAAATRAATAESKFGAGLSASMGARPSEVWRDNCFVGASFMRPHEVPLRDRIGLDKIMWGSDYPHDEGTAPYSREGLRIAYAGLPPAEIAAMTGGNAARVYGFDLPALDRIAATVGPTVAEIAEPLKEVPQDATSPAFAPGGSVRVW
- a CDS encoding VIT1/CCC1 transporter family protein; this encodes MTDTPAHDEPHGGGLGARLNWLRAAVLGANDGVVSTAGLVVGVAGATGDRGTLLTAGLAGLLAGSMSMAAGEYVSVSTQRDSEKAALATEKRELQETPEAELAELTGLLQGKGLSREVAREAAVQLTERDALRAHAEVELGIDPDDLTNPWHAAGASFLAFTAGALLPLLAIVLPPSSVRLLVTVLSVLAALALTGWWSARLGDAAVGPAVLRNMGGGAVAMAVTYAAGQLLGAAGV
- a CDS encoding sterol desaturase family protein — encoded protein: MPTNLPDVVLWSIPAFVLLTVLEMALHHFHPDEEAAGYEAKDATTSITMGLGSLAFDLLWKVPIVAIYTAVYELTPLSIPVLWWTVPLMLLGQDFFYYWSHRGHHVIRILWACHVVHHSSRKFNLSTALRQPWTSLTVWPFYLPLIALGVHPAALAFCSSANLVYQFWVHTERIDKLPRPFEYVLNTPSHHRVHHASQGGYLDRNFGGILIVWDRWFGSFTAETERPVFGLTKNIDTFNPLRVATHEYAAIARDVRAAGSWSERAGRVFRGPGWQPAGAMAGRGKAATAAPARERTG
- a CDS encoding lysoplasmalogenase, whose protein sequence is MSAAPLPDDRRERWVRPLLIAFVVACVADLAGVLADSDVLHLVAKPLLMPLLAAYAFARRGPRLLIAALLCGWIGDVFLLADADLAFLVGMGGFAAGHLCYLRLFGRARGALLPGIGYAVVLTVFVVLIWDGLPAGLRVPMAGYSLLLTAMAYRSGVLGRYAATGGALFLLSDALIATGIADWPQLPAPDFWVMLTYVAAQFLLTLGVLAPGAKGAGAVLGAYRERSISI
- a CDS encoding zinc-dependent alcohol dehydrogenase family protein, translated to MRATVIHAPHDIRVAEVPDPVIQQPTDVVLRVLRACICGSDLWAYRGESARQPGQRIGHEFLGIVEEAGSEVNGFSAGDLVVAPFVWSDGTCAYCAEGLTTSCPQGGFWGSVGSDGGQGEAVRVPFADGTLVKLPAAAASDDHLLTALLALSDVLGTGHHAAVGAGVKPGSTVAVVGDGAVGLCGVMAAKRLGAERIIALGRHQVRTDIARTFGATDVVAERGEAAVAAVRELLGGEGAHAVIEAVGTEQSMRTAVDITRDGGSIGYVGVPHGSGTGLDLGVMFDRNIALRGGVAPVRTYIPELLPDVLSGTLDPSPVFDLAIGLDEVPAGYKAMDERTALKVLIKP